One Dictyostelium discoideum AX4 chromosome 3 chromosome, whole genome shotgun sequence genomic region harbors:
- a CDS encoding hssA/2C/7E family protein codes for MTLFNSISSISNSTGLYKQSLIANVDGMTISSSGNSSSWLSGFDGCGGCGGFGGCGGGFGGCGGSNLNIINVDMNIGRRHRRCC; via the exons atgacacttttta attcaatttcatcaatttcaaactCAACTGGTTTATATAAACAAAGCTTAATTGCAAATGTTGATGGTATGACAATTTCAAGTAGTGGTAATAGTAGTTCATGGTTAAGTGGATTCgatggttgtggtggttgtggtggatTCGgaggttgtggtggtggttttgGTGGATGTGGtggttcaaatttaaatattatcaatGTTGACATGAATATTGGTCGTCGTCATCGTAGATGTtgttaa
- the psrA gene encoding protein phosphatase 2A regulatory subunit, with amino-acid sequence MKNDHINYQQNLSQSPILNSNKNQTQQNQQQQQQQQQQNPQQQQQFQHQQVPQLSPQQIPFSEPLKNNLTLQHQQQQQQHQQLAGGQHGSLLRKSYSSRFHEKPQGELTKIANFQDVSPEERPSLFLLKLKQCCYVYDFSDNTYMVSKGVKQEALLQCVNFLSTNDQPLHESIYKMVFEMVAVNLFRPLPPRINPYGVMYDPEEDEPILEAAWPHIQVVYEVLLRFIDSPTFNTHIAKNYVDDRFVLQMLDLFDSEDPRERDYLKTTLHRIYGKFLGLRGFIRTAIRNLFCTFVYESHQHNGISEILEVLGSIINGFLVPLKDEHKQFLIKVLIPLHKPKSYSVYCSHLGYCMSQFIEKEPSLAEPIFKSILRLWPCGNSQKEVLFLSEMEDLLGLVSDEQFAKFRNQFFRQMTKCFQSEHFQVAERALYLFSNENIVLLIASKNNFTLALETFYKPLHENSISHWNRSIRNLSISSLKLFMEIDMDLFNKISEKYKESKKKQQQIQQREKFKQNAPETQKSKQINQNNNNNNNNINNNNNNNNNNNGSTETKADKPSMIRRKSLLPVDPSTIAALSSHRSLEDIMSTNSNSGNDDDDENNHTNHDSEIENEVKEDFRVPVNNRYTFT; translated from the exons atgaaaaat GATCatataaattatcaacaaaaCTTATCACAgtcaccaattttaaattctaataaaaatcaaacccaacaaaaccaacaacaacaacaacaacaacaacaacaaaacccacaacaacaacaacaatttcaacatcaacaagtACCACAATTATCACCACAACAAATACCATTTAGTGaaccattaaaaaataatttaacattacaacatcaacaacaacaacaacaacatcaacaattagCAGGTGGACAACATGGTAGTTTATTAAGAAAGAGTTATTCTAGTCGTTTTCATGAGAAACCACAAGGTGAACTTACTAAAATAGCCAACTTTCAAGATGTTTCACCAGAGGAAAGACCATCATTATTTCTTCTCAAGTTGAAACAATGTTGTTATGTGTATGATTTCTCGGACAATACGTATATGGTATCAAAAGGTGTTAAACAAGAGGCACTTTTACAAtgtgttaattttttatcaacAAATGATCAACCTCTCCATGAGAGTATTTACAAGATGGTATTTGAAATGGTGGCAGTCAATCTTTTTAGACCACTTCCACCAAGAATCAATCCCTATGGTGTAATGTATGATCCAGAGGAGGATGAACCCATTTTAGAGGCAGCATGGCCACACATTCAAGTTGTCTACGAAGTATTATTAAGATTTATAGATTCACCCACTTTCAATACACACATTGCAAAAAACTATGTCGACGATCGATTTGTATTACAAATGTTGGATCTTTTCGATAGTGAAGATCCAAGAGAGAGAGATTACCTCAAGACCACATTACACAGAATCTATGGAAAGTTTTTAGGACTCAGAGGTTTCATTAGAACCGCAATTAGAAATTTGTTTTGTACCTTTGTCTATGAATCCCATCAGCATAATGGCATTTCAGAGATTTTAGAGGTGTTGGGAAGTATCATCAATGGGTTCCTCGTTCCATTGAAAGATGAACATAAACAATTTCTCATCAAAGTTTTAATACCATTACATAAACCAAAATCATATTCAGTCTATTGTTCCCATTTGGGTTATTGTATGTCACAATTCATCGAGAAGGAACCATCATTGGCTGAACCAATCTTTAAATCAATTCTTAGACTTTGGCCATGTGGTAATAGTCAAAAGGAGGTTTTATTCCTCTCTGAGATGGAGGATCTATTGGGATTGGTAAGTGATGAACAATTTGCTAAATTTAGAAATCAATTCTTCCGTCAAATGACAAAATGTTTCCAAAGTGAACACTTTCAAGTTGCTGAAAGAGCTCTCTATCTCTTtagtaatgaaaatatagttttattaatagcttcaaaaaataatttcactTTAGCTTTGGAAACTTTTTATAAACCATTAcatgaaaattcaatttcgCATTGGAatag atcaattagaaatttatcaattagttcattaaaattatttatggaAATTGATAtggatttatttaataaaattagtgaaaaatataaagaaagtaaaaagaaacaacaacaaatacaacaacgtGAAAAATTCAAACAAAATGCGCCAGAAACTCAAAAATCTAAACAAATTAaccaaaacaacaataataataataataatatcaacaacaacaacaacaacaataataataataatggttcaaCCGAAACTAAAGCTGATAAACCATCAATGATAAGaagaaaatcattattaccagTTGATCCTTCAACGATCGCTGCTTTATCTTCTCATCGTTCACTTGAAGATATTATGTCaacaaatagtaatagcggtaatgatgacgatgatgaaaataatcataCCAATCATGATtctgaaattgaaaatgaagttAAAGAAGATTTTAGGGTACCTGTAAATAATCGTTACACCTTTACCTGA
- a CDS encoding hypothetical protein (3-hydroxybutyryl-CoA dehydrogenase (EC 1.1.1.157)) — protein MFLRKSIQTLSQRYYSTSNIKSVGVIGGGQMGSGIAQVLAQVAKRNVILVDLNKAVVEKSLININGFLQKSVAKGVITEEDRQSTLKRISFSDDLNSLKNVDFVIEAIVENTEIKCNLFKDLSKICKPEAILASNTSSISITQIASNTNNPQNVIGMHFMNPVPIMKLVEVIPSLQTNDETLKTTMELAAEMNKTTTLSKDMPGFIANRLLMPYINEAVQALHEGLGTREDIDTTMKLGCNMPMGPLTLADFIGLDTCYSIMNILHTQLGDKYKPSPLLKRYVEAGRLGKKVKHGFYTY, from the exons ATGTTTTTaagaaaatcaattcaaactTTATCTCAAAGATATTACTCCACTTCTAACATCAag tcTGTTGGTGTTATTGGTGGTGGTCAAATGGGATCTGGTATTGCCCAAGTTTTAGCACAAGTTGCAAAGAGAAATGTTATCCTCGTTGATCTTAATAAAGCTGTTGttgaaaaatcattaatcAATATCAATGGTTTCTTACAAAAGAGTGTTGCCAAAGGTGTAATCACTGAAGAAGATAGACAAAGTactttaaaaagaatttcatTCTCTGATGAtcttaattctttaaaaaatgttgattttgttatTGAA gcaattgttgaaaatacagaaattaaatgtaatttatttaaagatctTTCAAAAATTTGTAAACCAGAAGCAATTTTAGCATCAAATacatcatcaatttcaatcaCACAAATTGCATCAAATACTAATAATCCACAAAACGTTATTGGTATGCATTTTATGAATCCAGTACCAATTATGAAATTGGTTGAAGTTATTCCAAGTCTTCAAACTAATGATGAGACTCTTAAGACTACAATGGAATTAGCTGCTGAAATGAATAAAACTACAACCCTCTCTAAAGATATGCCAGGCTTCATTGCTAATCGTTTATTAATGCCATACATTAATGAAGCAGTTCAAGCATTACATGAGGGTTTAGGTACTAGAGAAGACATTGATACCACCATGAAATTAGGTTGTAATATGCCAATGGGTCCATTAACTTTAGCTGATTTCATTGGTTTAGATACTTGTTATTCAATTATGAATATTCTTCATACTCAACTTGGTGATAAATATAaaccatcaccattattaaaaagatatGTCGAAGCTGGTAGATTAGGTAAAAAAGTTAAACATGGTTTCTACacttattaa
- a CDS encoding LISK family protein kinase, with protein sequence MKIKDFNIECDNLKIEENEFSKGSFAKVYKGSYYGNPVCVKVIKKDTLIDKESWVFLKREIGILKNLLNQGHKNIIRFIGIGEKDSLLFLVTELINGGDLGNILLDHKFHIPWSLRVKIAKDIAEGMEYLHSKQIMHRDLKSNNLLLGRNWTIKICDFGFAKEITIQNPLSMTICGTDEFMSPEVILGIQYSYSADIYSFGMVLLELITRSKLDERLPQNNFDIDYEELQNKIPSECPREFLELSMKCCNYDPNDRPSFTDIVQTLDQLAIKLVKETPDGPYPSTPIVVSNPHFDDQSINDWCMLSLIPDDCLENLNEFAEIENNINNNNNNNNNNNNKNNINNNNNNNNNNNNNNNNNNNCKVICENCASPQSTSSVNSSFSNSSLGSNGSNSSGTSTSSGGKKRSQKRKSWKCLIN encoded by the exons atgaaaataaaggaTTTTAATATAGAatgtgataatttaaaaatagaggaaaatgaattttcaaaagGTTCATTTGCCAAAGTTTATAAAGGAAGTTATTATGGTAATCCAGTTTGTGTtaaagttattaaaaaagatacaCTCATTGATAAAGAATCTTgggtatttttaaaaagagaaattgGTATTTTAAA aaatttattaaatcaaggtcataaaaatattataagaTTTATAGGTATTGGTGAAAAagattctttattatttttagttacagaattaataaatggtggtgatttgggtaatatattattagatCATAAATTTCATATACCATGGTCATTAAGAGTTAAAATTGCCAAAGATATAGCAGAAGGTATGGAATACCTTCattcaaaacaaataatgcatagagatttaaaatcaaataatttattattagggAGAAATTGGACtataaaaa tttgtgATTTTGGATTTGCAAAAGAAATTACAATTCAAAATCCATTATCAATGACAATTTGCGGTACAGATGAATTTATGTCACCAGAGGTTATTTTAGGTATTCAATATAGTTATTCAGCAGATATATATAGTTTTGGTATGGTGTTACTTGAATTGATTACCCGTAGTAAATTGGATGAACGTTTACCACAAAATAATTTCGATATTGATTATGAAGAgcttcaaaataaaataccatCGGAATGTCCACGAgaatttttagaattatcaATGAAATGTTGTAATTATGATCCAAATGATAGACCATCATTTACCGATATTGTACAGACATTAGATCAATTGGcaataaaattagtaaaagAAACTCCTGACGGTCCATATCCTTCTACTCCAATTGTAGTTTCAAATCCTCATTTTGATGATCAATCAATAAATGATTGGTGCATGTTATCATTAATACCAGATGATTGTTTAgagaatttaaatgaatttgctgaaattgaaaataatataaataataataataataataataataataataataataaaaataatattaataataataataataataataataataataataataataataataataataataactgtAAAGTTATTTGTGAAAATTGTGCATCTCCACAAAGTACAAGTAGTGTAAATAGTTCATTTAGTAATAGTAGTTTAGGAAGTAATGGTAGCAATAGTAGTGGAACAAGTACAAGTAGTGGAGGGAAAAAAAGAtcacaaaaaagaaaatcatggaaatgtttaattaattaa